Proteins co-encoded in one Capsicum annuum cultivar UCD-10X-F1 chromosome 9, UCD10Xv1.1, whole genome shotgun sequence genomic window:
- the LOC107842942 gene encoding uncharacterized protein LOC107842942 yields the protein MLGLLRALTKSNRSIQMGIQNQGLTLPLSRQLSTQMENNSSDSFLQNPSTGLVYGRISGIGRHTRKSDISSMLGISKLSPDDVRFEYNANYAPVAVMIQFPSRNAYEATLRAVVRKSGLFRMEMADRQKWDTLPRYDGKTILLLGIPRNALADDVERFLVGCQYDAYSIQMSARQPRGFDRSPARAVLVEFPSQALATHAFITKNRGFCLNSQIAVRLLP from the exons ATGTTGGGTTTATTGCGTGCTTTAACTAAATCTAACCGTTCAATTCAAATGGGTATTCAAAATCAAGGGCTGACATTGCCCCTCAGTAGACAATTATCTACCCAAATGGAAAACAACTCATCTGATTCATTCCTACAAAACCCATCTACTG GTTTGGTTTATGGGAGAATTTCTGGCATCGGAAGGCATACAAGGAAGAGCGACATTAGTAGCATGTTAGGGATCTCTAAATTGAGCCCAGATGATGTTAGATTTGAGTACAACGCGAACTATGCTCCAGTTGCAGT GATGATTCAGTTCCCGTCTCGGAATGCTTATGAAGCTACACTTCGGGCAGTTGTTCGGAAGAGTGGCTTATTCAGAATGGAGATG GCTGATCGTCAGAAGTGGGACACTTTGCCGCGCTATGATGGAAAAACT ATTTTATTGCTAGGGATCCCTCGTAATGCGTTGGCCGATGATGTGGAACGTTTCCTTGTTGGTTGTCAGTATGATGCATATTCAATCCAAATGTCTGCCAGACAACCGCGAGGTTTTGATAG ATCACCAGCTCGAGCGGTCCTTGTGGAGTTCCCCTCACAGGCTCTAGCTACGCATGCATTTATCACGAAGAACAGAGGCTTCTGTCTCAATAGCCAAATTGCAGTCAGACTTCTGCCTTAG
- the LOC107842943 gene encoding protein CANDIDATE G-PROTEIN COUPLED RECEPTOR 7: MTKLPFLLLLLLCLSSFTAGEIKKLTIKSDNRPMILFERFGFTHTGQASISVSSVSVISSVNSADPSRLGFFLLSEESLIQVLIELQQNPNFCVLDSNFIQKLFTFRELSPPPNSSFDKAYPVTSPNEYSLFFANCAPESKVSMDVRTELYNLDGRVKDYLSAGLTQLPTLYFLFSLVYFGFLAIWVLVCLKNKSSVHRIHGLMALLVVMKALNLLFAAEDKHYVKVTGTAHGWDVLFYIFQSMRVVLLFTVIVLIGTGWSFLKPFLQDREKKVLMIVIPLQVLANVASVVIGETGPFIRDWVRWNQVFLIVDIVCCCAIIFPIVWSIRSLRETSKTDGKAARNLAKLTLFRQFYIVVIGYLYFTRIVVFALRTISAYKYQWVAYSAEEIVSLAFYIVMFYMFRPVERNEYFVLDDEEEEAAALALRDEEFEL, translated from the exons ATGACGAAATTACCCTTCCTCCTCCTGCTTCTACTATGTCTCTCCTCATTCACCGCCGGAGAAATAAAAAAACTCACAATCAAATCCGATAACCGACCCATGATCCTCTTCGAACGGTTCGGGTTTACACATACGGGTCAAGCATCAATCTCCGTCTCTTCCGTTTCCGTCATCTCTTCAGTAAACTCAGCCGACCCGTCTCGTCTCGGATTCTTCCTATTATCTGAAGAATCCCTAATTCAAGTACTAATTGAACTTcaacaaaaccctaatttctgtgTACTTGATTCCAATTTCATACAAAAGCTTTTTACGTTCCGTGAGCTTTCACCTCCACCTAATTCGTCGTTTGATAAAGCTTATCCTGTTACTTCTCCGAATGAGTATTCGTTGTTCTTTGCGAATTGTGCACCGGAATCGAAGGTTTCGATGGATGTTCGTACTGAGCTTTATAATCTTGATGGGCGTGTTAAGGATTATCTCTCTGCAG GTCTTACTCAGTTGCCAAcgttgtattttttgttttccttGGTTTATTTTGGCTTCTTGGCCATCTGGGTGTTAGTGTGTTTGAAGAATAAGTCATCTGTGCATAGGATTCATGGACTTATGGCACTTTTGGTTGTAATGAAGGCGCTGAATTTGCTTTTTGCTGCTGAGGATAAACATTATGTTAAGGTTACTGGGACTGCACATGGATGGGATGTACTGTTCTACATTTTCCAGTCCATGCGTGTGGTTTTGCTTTTCACTGTTATTGTTCTGATTGGCACTGGGTGGTCGTTCTTGAAGCCATTTTTGCAAGACAGGGAAAAGAAGGTGTTGATGATTGTGATTCCACTTCAGGTTTTGGCCAATGTGGCTTCGGTTGTTATCGGTGAAACAGGTCCTTTTATTAGGGATTGGGTGAGATGGAATCAGGTCTTTTTGATCGTTGATATTGTGTGCTGTTGTGCTATTATTTTCCCCATTGTGTGGTCGATTAGGTCGTTGAGGGAGACTTCCAAGACCGATGGGAAGGCAGCAAGGAATTTGGCAAAGTTGACTCTTTTCAGGCAGTTTTATATTGTGGTGATTGGATACTTGTACTTCACAAGGATTGTGGTTTTTGCATTGAGGACAATTTCTGCTTATAAGTACCAATGGGTGGCATACTCTGCGGAGGAAATAGTGAGCTTAGCGTTCTACATTGTCATGTTTTACATGTTTAGGCCAGTTGAGAGGAATGAGTACTTTGTTCTTGATGACGAGGAAGAAGAGGCTGCAGCATTGGCTCTTCGGGATGAGGAGTTTGAGCTGTGA